The sequence below is a genomic window from Saccopteryx leptura isolate mSacLep1 chromosome 3, mSacLep1_pri_phased_curated, whole genome shotgun sequence.
gaaccggcaacctttgcgcTTTCCTACGAGCTCTTCGGCTAGAGCATCAAGCAGTGACCTCAGGCCGAGCCCCTTAGGCCCAGTTCCCGGAGGGAGGCtgcgggggaaggggagggggtctCTTCATGCGCTCCCCTCGCTCCCTCCCTAGAGTGCCCGCTGCAAGCCCGGGGGTCGCCGCCGCCCTGACCAGCCCCCTCCAGAACTATGGACCGAGCTGACCAGCCTGGTTGGTAGGTGCTCTCGTGCCTCCGGAGCGCTGCGCCCGGAGAGAAGTGGAGGTGTCCCTGACCTCAGTGGGAGGGAGACCCCGCAGTTGCCATCTGGTGGCCTAGCCTCCAGCACGTAACTCTGCACGCCTCCTCTCCCACCACCTGGCCTCGCAGGCTGCTCGGAATCAGAAGATGGCCCGGGAGGGGGAGCCGAGGGCCGCCCGGCGGAGGTCTCTCTGGAGGACGCTCTCGTGCGTCTTGCTGAGTTCCTCTCCGTCCAGCTGGGGGCGGAAGAGAGCTGCGGGTGTCCACCCGATCCGAGCAAGGTGAGCGGGCCAAGGGTCCTTTCTCCTGTAGTCTTGGCTTCCACATCCCCTGGCCCCCCTTTAGTCTCCCACATTCTGATCCTTGTCTCCTTTACAGCCTGGTGATGTCCCCCCGTTGTTGACCGTAACTGGTCACCTCTTGGCCCTCCTGGCATGGATTCGGAGCCCAAGGGGGAGGCAGGCCCTGCCCCAGGCAACTCAGCCAGAGTCTGGGGTGCAGCCCCCCACTCCTGCTGGTGCATCAGAAAGTAGTGAGTTGCAAAGGGAATGTGTAGAGAGAGTGAAGCCTACCAGAACCTGAGTGACCTGGTGTGTGGGGTTCTCAAGCCCTTCTGAGGTTGTCCCCCTTTTAGGCCAGAGAACTCAAGTCAGTCCTAACTGTCCCCACCCCAGGACCCACAACCCAAGAAGAAAGCCCTTCCCTTTCACCGAGGGATGAGGCCCATGGACAGCACCCCGtccagttggaggaggaccagaGAGCTTGGCAGCGGCTGGAACACCTCATCCTTGGACAGGTGAGGGTCCCAGGAGGCTGTGGGAACGGGGTAGTCTGGAAGGAGGTGCTCCACctatctcccttctccttcccagcTGGAGGAGCTGAGGCAGCAGCTGGATCTGCAGGAGGAGGGCCTGGGCCAACTGCGCCTTGGAGTGGTGAGGCTCCTGGGCTGGGGTCAAgcagggggcaggagggggcCGGGACTTTCAGGTGAGTCCAGAGGGCTTCTTCTCCTCCAGGGGGCCACAGACTCCGAGAAAAGTGTTCAGCATCTAACCCTGGAGAATGAGGCCTTGAAACAGAGCCTGATCTTCACTCAGGACCTCCTGAGGCACTGGGGTCCTGGCTCCCCTACCAGGGCCCCCCAGGTAGTCTGCTTCTTAGCTGCTACTGACCTGGTGCTCTCTGGAACAGAAGCAGGAGTGCTCTCTGATCTTCCAGAGCCTGGGCTAGAAGTATAGACAAGCCCAGGGCAGCCCCCTCGAAGATACTAATGCCTGTGGTAGAACCCCCAGTCGTTCCCCTCCCACTATGGCTCCTCTGAGTGACTGACCCCAGGCTTGCAAGGGACTTGTAGGCTTACAAGGGACTTGTGGGAAAGCCCTGCATGGATCTGTGACTGGTTCTGCCTGCCCCTGTTGACCTAATTTACCTTCCTGTGAGATGGGGCTGCTAGAATGCCCCCCATTTCCTCCTGGTCCCATTGCTCACGTGGCTCCCACCTCTCCTGCAGGAGGAGGCGGAGGCCCTGGTGGAGCTCCAGGGCCAGCTCCGGGAGGCCCAGGGTGCCACAGAAGCCCTCCGAGTCCAGGTGGGTACCGGGCCCAGGGGCTGGGAAGACTGAGGCATTGGGAGAGGGATCTCTGAGGCAGGGGCTGGTAAGTGCCTATTTCCTCAGTGACAGGGGTTGGGTGGGGCAGCTGGGGGTGCAGGAGGTGCAGCTGCAGGGCCTTCGGGGGGCCCTCCAGGAGCTCCAGCAGGAGATGGAGCAGAGCTGCAGAAGGGAGCTGCAGCAGGTGCACAGGCAGCTCGCAGGTAAGGCCCAGGGCTGGGGACTCGTGGGGAAGACCATGGGCTCTGGTCGTTCCCTCACAACCACCTTCCCCACCAGGACTCCGGGCACGCATGGCCAGCCTGCGTCAGGGCTGTGGGGACCTCCGAGGCCTGGTCAGCACCTTTACCCAGAGCTGTCAGGGTTCACTGAGCGAGGCCCAGGGCCAGGTCAGGACCACCTATTCCTTCCTTGTATGCTCTTGGGGCAGCCAGGTCGTGTTCTTCCCTTAGAGAACCCCTCCTTTCTCCTGTCCCAGCCCCTGGGAGCCACCTGCTCTAATGGAGGTTGTAGCTTCTGGAACCTGGTCAGATCCTGTGACCCAGGGTGTGACCACACTCAGGCCTTCACTTTTGTCCTGTGCAAACCAGGGTGATAGTGAATCCCTCACAAACTGTCAAGCCCAGAAGAGACAGAGGACATCCTTTGCCCATGGTCCTCCTGACTTGCGGGCTCCATCTCCATCCCAGCCCCATTGAATGATGCCTAGGGGCCTGAAGCCACTGAAAGTGGTGGCTTACCACAGTTGATGGCCACACAGTGGCTTCATATTGCCCTCAGCACCACACCACAGCTCCTTAGCTGCCCCACACTGCcttttttaccttctttttccaagtgagaggaggggagatagactcccatgtgcagcccgaccaggatcaacctggcaacgcctgtctgaggctgatgctctgcccatctggggccatgttcataATTGagtcatttttagtgcctgaggcagaagctccgaggagccatcctcagcgccccggacccacacgctcaagccagtggagtcacggctgtggaggggaagtgagagaagggggactccaccactgagccaaccgtccagggctggCCCCCACTGCCTTACTCATATCCCTGTTCTCCCAGGTATCCTGGGCCCTGGGGGCATTGTCGGCCAGCGGGGCCGGGACCCGGCTCCCTGAGGAGCAGCAAGGGCCCCCACCTGGATGCCCAGAGCGGCTACTGGAGCTCAAGGGTATGACCACTTGAGGAGCAGCGGCGTGGGAGGAGCGGTCTGGAGAAACTGGAGTCTCTTCCCATACTTCAGGGCCTGAGAGGCAGCCAGTGAccttctctctgccccaggaAACATCCGTGTGCTGTGTCGGTTGAAGCCAGGGACGCCCTGTAGCCTGGTGAGCTCGGAGCCTGGCCCAGGTGGCACGGTCACCACCTGCTATCGAGGGCACCGGCGTCGCTTCCGCCTGGACTGGGTCTTCCCTCCAGATGCCAGCCAGGAGGAGGTGATGCGCCACCCTGACACCTGTGTTGACTCCCTCAGAGTCCCCAAGGGCTCTGGTCCCCCTTCCCTGTCGTTCTGCCCTCTCAGAATCAAGAGTGGCTAGATTCccgcaggggagggaaggggagtctGGGAGGCAAGACTGGCGGCTGAGCTGGGCACCTTGGTTCCTTCCAGGGTCTTCTCTCCATGCCCCCTACTAAGCTCTGCAGGCCCAGGGGAAACAAATCTGGCTTAGATAGAAAggtgaacatttaaaaaacaatttttttttttggccaggaAACGGAGGAAATGAACCTGTTTGAGTGATGGTCACAGCTCATATAGAGCTGTCTGGGGAGCATAGTTGGGGTGCTGGGGTGGGGAGAGTCCTGTGACCTCCTGCCCCAGGTGTCACTGGCTGCTTACTCCTCGGGCCTGGGTCCTGAGTCCACCAGCTGTGAGGATAGGCACCCTCCTTGCTCTGTGGCCAAGAGCACAGAGCCGGACCCTGGCAAACAACGGGGAGCCTCTAGCCTTTGCAC
It includes:
- the KIFC2 gene encoding kinesin-like protein KIFC2 isoform X1, translated to MYAFYSLLIYIFYSLFRRDGATRVTADPRDPAPSARCKPGGRRRPDQPPPELWTELTSLVGCSESEDGPGGGAEGRPAEVSLEDALVRLAEFLSVQLGAEESCGCPPDPSKPGDVPPLLTVTGHLLALLAWIRSPRGRQALPQATQPESGVQPPTPAGASESRPTTQEESPSLSPRDEAHGQHPVQLEEDQRAWQRLEHLILGQLEELRQQLDLQEEGLGQLRLGVGATDSEKSVQHLTLENEALKQSLIFTQDLLRHWGPGSPTRAPQEEAEALVELQGQLREAQGATEALRVQLGVQEVQLQGLRGALQELQQEMEQSCRRELQQVHRQLAGLRARMASLRQGCGDLRGLVSTFTQSCQGSLSEAQGQVSWALGALSASGAGTRLPEEQQGPPPGCPERLLELKGNIRVLCRLKPGTPCSLVSSEPGPGGTVTTCYRGHRRRFRLDWVFPPDASQEEVFRELEPTVLSCLQGYSVCIFTYGQTGTGKTYSMEGPPEDPGIAPRALQSLFREMRTAGQHRVTLSMVEIYNEAVRDLLAPGPPERLAVRQGPSGQGGIQVAGLTYWDVPNLETLHQMLSLGRSNRATAATTMNQHSSRSHALVTLTLRAASPPRGSGTAGTTARALPCRGPPSTGDCSALHVGSLAPAGTLHLVDLAGSERAWKAGAVCRARGDRDDAQRLREARTINRSLLALGGVMAALRAHRPHVPFRDSQLTRLLQPALGPGATAVLLLQISTRPEDLGETVCSLKFAERVGQVELGPARRRRAPRSGTPSSLSTETPLTGTPCTPTPSPGSPPSPGPSPSLVLVSPEDLLS
- the KIFC2 gene encoding kinesin-like protein KIFC2 isoform X2, producing MYAFYSLLIYIFYSLFRRDGATRVTADPRDPAPSARCKPGGRRRPDQPPPELWTELTSLVGCSESEDGPGGGAEGRPAEVSLEDALVRLAEFLSVQLGAEESCGCPPDPSKPGDVPPLLTVTGHLLALLAWIRSPRGRQALPQATQPESGVQPPTPAGASESRPTTQEESPSLSPRDEAHGQHPVQLEEDQRAWQRLEHLILGQLEELRQQLDLQEEGLGQLRLGVGATDSEKSVQHLTLENEALKQSLIFTQDLLRHWGPGSPTRAPQEEAEALVELQGQLREAQGATEALRVQLGVQEVQLQGLRGALQELQQEMEQSCRRELQQVHRQLAGLRARMASLRQGCGDLRGLVSTFTQSCQGSLSEAQGQVSWALGALSASGAGTRLPEEQQGPPPGCPERLLELKGNIRVLCRLKPGTPCSLVSSEPGPGGTVTTCYRGHRRRFRLDWVFPPDASQEEVFRELEPTVLSCLQGYSVCIFTYGQTGTGKTYSMEGPPEDPGIAPRALQSLFREMRTAGQHRVTLSMVEIYNEAVRDLLAPGPPERLAVRQGPSGQGGIQVAGLTYWDVPNLETLHQMLSLGRSNRATAATTMNQHSSRSHALVTLTLRAASPPRGSGTAGTLHLVDLAGSERAWKAGAVCRARGDRDDAQRLREARTINRSLLALGGVMAALRAHRPHVPFRDSQLTRLLQPALGPGATAVLLLQISTRPEDLGETVCSLKFAERVGQVELGPARRRRAPRSGTPSSLSTETPLTGTPCTPTPSPGSPPSPGPSPSLVLVSPEDLLS